One stretch of Arthrobacter polaris DNA includes these proteins:
- a CDS encoding LysR family transcriptional regulator codes for MEVHHLRTLRELRDRGSVTAVAQALHLSPSAVSQQLASLQRGIQIPLTEQRGRVLVLTPAGNAXADAGAKCWNXLARAENSVSEYLLARREPVSVTAFXSAGLAWFPALIASSLSDSDGPMVRCRDEDVSINGFVDLVGDHDVVIAHRPLASDPWPTRRVHVTPVLQEPIDLAIHREHPLAKHKTVALADLVGETWVAAHEGFALEPLIVQAMFATAGTPIQITHRVNEFNLVAAIIAKTRMVGLLPRYTGLIPYFREHVVLRPIKGLVLGRHIDILTRPEARTRMSTRTVIDRVIKIAEETRSLSEGS; via the coding sequence ATGGAAGTGCATCATCTTCGAACATTACGGGAACTCAGGGACCGGGGCTCGGTCACTGCGGTGGCTCAGGCGCTGCACCTCTCCCCTTCCGCGGTCTCTCAACAGCTTGCCTCGCTGCAACGGGGAATCCAGATTCCCCTGACTGAGCAGAGGGGCCGCGTGCTGGTGCTCACGCCCGCGGGGAACGCCNTTGCAGATGCTGGGGCGAAGTGTTGGAATNCCTTGGCGCGCGCCGAGAATTCAGTCTCCGAGTATCTCCTGGCGCGTCGGGAGCCTGTTTCGGTCACCGCCTTCNACAGTGCCGGACTTGCCTGGTTTCCGGCGCTTATCGCAAGTAGTCTCAGCGATTCCGACGGGCCGATGGTGCGTTGCCGGGACGAGGACGTATCGATCAACGGCTTCGTCGATTTGGTGGGCGACCATGATGTGGTGATCGCCCACCGTCCACTGGCCTCAGATCCTTGGCCGACCCGCAGGGTGCATGTCACGCCCGTTCTGCAGGAACCGATCGACTTGGCGATCCACCGGGAGCATCCATTGGCGAAACACAAGACGGTGGCCTTAGCCGATCTGGTGGGTGAAACCTGGGTGGCAGCGCACGAAGGCTTCGCCTTGGAACCACTCATTGTCCAGGCGATGTTTGCCACTGCGGGCACCCCGATCCAGATTACGCATCGTGTGAATGAGTTCAATTTGGTGGCGGCGATTATTGCCAAGACCCGCATGGTAGGCCTGCTGCCTCGGTACACCGGACTGATTCCATATTTTCGGGAGCATGTGGTGCTGCGCCCGATTAAGGGCCTTGTCCTGGGTCGGCACATCGATATCCTGACGAGGCCTGAAGCGCGAACCCGGATGAGCACGCGCACCGTGATCGACCGCGTCATCAAGATTGCCGAGGAGACTCGCAGCCTCTCAGAGGGAAGCTAA
- a CDS encoding DMT family transporter, with amino-acid sequence MLLIVAIMWGGSYLATQDLAVASSAAAVMCARFVPAAVILLCVNLARPKFGSRDSTLPGILLGTLRAATIALETIGVTLTSATNAGLIIALSILLTPILESXAHQRRLSPSLIASILLALIGITFLVGGQGFSGFNLGDGLMLIAAATRALLGVAEARFTVGRNTDVLGLTTVEIMFGAVIFAAWGGNSXAGASPGLSVANWLTIAYLCLGCTIFAFLGQLWATKHTSASRAGMLLGTEPGWALLVGVLLAGDKIGTLGYLGAAVLLVATWWGARAEQRWRGSNPSPQRALRPMVRETADE; translated from the coding sequence ATACTCCTGATCGTCGCAATAATGTGGGGCGGCAGCTATCTAGCAACCCAAGACCTGGCGGTGGCCTCGTCAGCCGCCGCGGTGATGTGTGCCCGCTTCGTACCCGCAGCGGTGATCTTGCTTTGTGTGAACCTCGCCCGACCAAAGTTCGGCTCNCGTGACTCGACACTCCCCGGCATCTTGCTTGGAACCCTCCGCGCGGCGACCATCGCGCTGGAAACGATCGGTGTCACGCTCACAAGTGCCACAAACGCAGGACTCATCATCGCTCTGTCCATCCTCCTCACCCCGATCCTCGAATCCATNGCTCACCAAAGACGGCTTTCACCGTCCCTGATCGCAAGCATCCTGCTTGCCCTGATCGGCATCACGTTCCTCGTGGGCGGGCAAGGCTTCTCCGGGTTCAACCTCGGCGACGGACTCATGCTCATCGCGGCAGCAACACGAGCCCTGCTCGGTGTTGCCGAGGCACGGTTCACCGTCGGCAGGAACACCGACGTGCTGGGATTGACCACGGTTGAGATCATGTTCGGCGCGGTCATATTCGCTGCGTGGGGCGGAAACTCCNNTGCTGGAGCATCTCCTGGCTTGAGCGTCGCGAATTGGCTCACCATTGCCTATCTATGTCTCGGCTGCACCATCTTCGCGTTTCTGGGGCAGCTGTGGGCAACGAAGCACACCTCGGCGTCACGTGCAGGCATGCTTCTGGGCACGGAACCAGGATGGGCGCTCCTCGTCGGAGTGCTCCTCGCTGGAGACAAGATTGGCACACTCGGATACCTGGGTGCCGCAGTGCTCCTCGTTGCCACGTGGTGGGGTGCACGCGCCGAACAGCGTTGGCGCGGAAGCAACCCGTCTCCCCAAAGGGCCCTAAGGCCGATGGTGCGAGAAACCGCCGACGAATGA
- a CDS encoding VOC family protein, with protein sequence MGIAANFTIVTLGVADLARSAAFYRALGWQQRGNISAGITWFRTSGTWLGLFGFDDLAADVGVASTPPALFRGITLALNFNNMASVDMALADAVEAGARLVKPAERAEWGGYSGYFADPDGHLWEAAFAPGFPVSDEGTIEIED encoded by the coding sequence ATGGGAATCGCAGCGAACTTCACCATCGTCACTCTCGGAGTCGCCGACTTGGCGAGAAGCGCCGCATTTTACCGAGCTCTTGGCTGGCAGCAACGTGGAAATATTTCTGCGGGCATCACGTGGTTCCGTACCTCGGGAACGTGGCTCGGCCTCTTCGGATTCGACGACTTGGCCGCAGATGTCGGTGTAGCGTCGACGCCTCCCGCCTTATTTCGCGGGATCACTTTGGCGCTTAATTTTAACAACATGGCTTCGGTTGACATGGCGCTTGCCGACGCTGTTGAGGCTGGGGCGCGATTGGTGAAGCCCGCAGAGCGAGCTGAGTGGGGCGGATATTCTGGATATTTCGCTGATCCCGATGGGCATCTTTGGGAGGCTGCGTTCGCACCTGGTTTTCCTGTTTCGGACGAGGGCACCATCGAGATTGAAGATTGA
- a CDS encoding class I SAM-dependent methyltransferase, translating into MSSAKPRGSYGIDAPWVPWMLAGFTLVYAVLTVLGIVFWNLSPVSAVVLAMVTVLMAASAVIYWHTSLKGKFVLWDRLLTTIELPEGGKALDLGCGHGMVAVMAALRWSGITVTGIDLWRSVDQSGNTAAGAVRNAEINGVSDRVQFDTGDMTHLPYPDGSFQFVTASMAIHNIXTRDGRRQAITEAARVLVVGGSILIADIRRVTEYHNDLAEAGLVVAEPEPXGWRGWWXGXWMATTAITACRAQSEPAQ; encoded by the coding sequence ATGTCATCTGCGAAACCACGCGGCAGCTACGGCATCGATGCACCATGGGTGCCATGGATGTTGGCCGGCTTCACCCTCGTATATGCCGTATTGACGGTTCTCGGGATCGTGTTCTGGAATCTGAGCCCTGTCTCGGCCGTTGTTCTCGCGATGGTCACGGTGCTGATGGCCGCATCCGCGGTCATCTACTGGCATACGTCACTTAAGGGTAAGTTCGTCCTCTGGGATCGTCTGCTCACAACGATCGAGCTTCCAGAAGGTGGAAAGGCGCTTGACCTTGGCTGTGGGCATGGCATGGTGGCCGTGATGGCTGCCCTTCGCTGGTCTGGGATTACTGTTACTGGCATCGACTTGTGGCGTTCGGTGGATCAGTCAGGTAACACTGCTGCTGGCGCAGTTCGCAACGCCGAGATCAATGGTGTGTCCGATCGGGTGCAATTTGATACCGGTGACATGACGCATCTGCCGTATCCAGATGGTTCGTTCCAGTTTGTCACCGCCAGCATGGCGATCCATAACATCNCCACGCGAGACGGCCGCCGTCAAGCCATCACCGAAGCCGCCCGGGTACTCGTTGTGGGAGGTAGCATCCTGATTGCCGATATCCGCCGCGTCACCGAGTACCACAACGATCTCGCAGAGGCAGGACTGGTAGTCGCCGAGCCGGAACCCNTGGGTTGGCGCGGCTGGTGGNGTGGCNCCTGGATGGCCACTACCGCCATCACCGCATGCCGAGCCCAATCTGAACCAGCCCAATAA
- a CDS encoding transglycosylase domain-containing protein, with protein MATTSAQQSGSARGPGRRGDSPVVXGPGGALSNLGRLFLVCGLAGVLVAALFVPAGALATAAVNGADGFLSVVPASLDFKAPAQATTVLAADGSTIATLYAQDRQIVTLADMSPFIKNGIVSIEDARFYEHGGVDPAGIARALVATLNGGRQGASTITQQYVNNMLIEQLVADGKTDEAKLGTXKTMADKVKEIQLAIGLXKKMSKDEILAGYLNIIYFGNGAYGIEAAAKFYFNTTAKDLTIPQAAALAGVVNSPSYYDPITEPDHVLQRRNEVLAKMLAQQKITHDDYTAAIKTPIELSITKTSQGCAAAATAPYFCDYVQQLILNDTAFGATAEERSKVLYQGGLTIQTTLDPALQQVAQDQVNATMAPTDPLQRGAAIVTVQPGTGKVLTMAQNTVFDPAAAPENYMGNFALPVNDANGQPLHGAGGFQIGSTFKPFVFAEWLNSGHSMMTNINGAVQVYPSGYPWKNSCGSTTGAYDYAAGTFPLPNDDPNHYFSMTANEGLYRSINTITFQTATALDXCNIQKMATAAGVKDGATNKPYDLSSIAKLIGTNNVAPIDMATAFATFASGGIRCEPIALTSITDSAGTKFPVPGADCQRTISADVAAGVTYSLKNVLTIGSGYNIPLADKVNSFAKTGTTDGNIDTWTIGGNNAVVSASWFGSYQGNGSEWVNQNIVINGRYYTGVDGADLAGGQWAAVMNTAAQNPTYASSPLAQPSDLMLAPTAXLIAGVNDPKPGTGQSQVLPQIPGQLQAPIAPQAPSEQAPAQPEPSAPAPAEPVPTQAPEQPSVPQAPESPAPQPPAPESPAPQPPAPQPPAPQPPTQVPATP; from the coding sequence ATGGCCACAACATCAGCACAACAATCTGGTTCGGCCAGAGGACCAGGGCGCCGCGGGGACTCACCCGTGGTGNNGGGGCCTGGAGGGGCTTTGTCCAACCTTGGCCGTTTGTTCCTGGTCTGTGGCCTTGCCGGTGTCCTTGTCGCAGCCTTGTTCGTGCCGGCTGGGGCCTTAGCCACGGCAGCCGTGAACGGTGCTGATGGTTTCTTGTCTGTGGTGCCAGCATCCTTGGACTTCAAAGCGCCTGCACAGGCGACAACTGTCTTGGCCGCGGACGGTTCCACCATTGCCACCTTGTACGCCCAGGACCGCCAGATCGTAACCCTGGCCGATATGTCNCCCTTCATTAAGAATGGCATCGTCTCCATTGAGGACGCAAGATTCTATGAACACGGNGGAGTGGACCCCGCTGGCATAGCAAGGGCACTGGTGGCGACCTTGAATGGCGGGCGTCAAGGTGCTTCAACCATCACCCAGCAGTATGTCAACAACATGTTGATCGAGCAGCTAGTTGCCGATGGCAAGACCGATGAAGCCAAACTTGGCACGGANAAGACAATGGCTGACAAGGTCAAGGAAATCCAGCTGGCCATTGGGCTGGANAAGAAGATGTCTAAGGATGAGATTTTGGCTGGCTACCTGAACATCATTTACTTTGGCAATGGGGCCTACGGTATTGAGGCAGCGGCAAAATTCTACTTCAACACCACGGCCAAGGACCTCACGATCCCTCAAGCAGCGGCTCTGGCCGGGGTAGTCAACAGCCCAAGTTATTATGATCCAATCACCGAACCTGACCATGTGCTGCAGCGCCGTAATGAGGTTTTGGCCAAGATGTTGGCCCAGCAGAAGATTACCCACGACGATTACACTGCAGCCATCAAAACACCCATAGAACTGAGCATCACCAAAACAAGCCAAGGCTGTGCCGCGGCCGCCACGGCACCGTACTTTTGTGATTATGTCCAGCAGTTGATCCTCAATGACACCGCGTTTGGTGCCACCGCTGAGGAGCGGAGCAAAGTTCTTTACCAAGGCGGTCTGACCATCCAAACAACTCTTGACCCGGCGCTGCAACAGGTGGCTCAGGATCAAGTCAATGCCACCATGGCACCCACCGATCCGCTTCAGCGCGGCGCCGCGATTGTCACGGTCCAGCCGGGCACCGGCAAGGTTTTGACCATGGCACAAAACACCGTGTTCGATCCAGCCGCCGCNCCTGAAAATTATATGGGCAACTTTGCCCTACCCGTCAATGATGCCAATGGGCAGCCGCTGCACGGCGCCGGCGGCTTCCAGATCGGTTCAACATTCAAACCGTTTGTCTTTGCCGAATGGCTCAACAGTGGCCACTCCATGATGACCAACATCAACGGTGCGGTGCAGGTCTACCCTTCGGGTTATCCGTGGAAGAACAGTTGCGGATCAACAACNGGAGCTTATGACTATGCTGCCGGTACTTTTCCGCTACCTAACGATGACCCCAACCACTATTTCTCCATGACAGCCAACGAAGGACTGTACCGATCCATCAACACCATCACGTTCCAAACGGCCACAGCACTGGACTTNTGCAACATCCAGAAAATGGCCACGGCTGCTGGCGTGAAAGACGGCGCCACCAATAAACCCTACGATCTCTCCAGCATCGCCAAACTGATCGGTACCAACAATGTGGCNCCCATTGACATGGCCACAGCATTTGCCACNTTTGCCAGCGGTGGTATTCGTTGCGAGCCGATAGCCTTGACCTCGATCACAGACAGTGCCGGAACCAAGTTCCCCGTCCCCGGGGCTGACTGCCAGCGAACCATTAGCGCTGACGTTGCCGCNGGGGTCACCTACTCCTTGAAGAACGTCTTGACCATCGGCTCAGGCTATAACATCCCCTTGGCAGACAAGGTGAATTCCTTCGCAAAGACCGGTACCACTGACGGCAATATCGATACGTGGACGATTGGCGGTAACAACGCCGTCGTGTCCGCCTCTTGGTTTGGCAGTTACCAAGGCAACGGCTCCGAATGGGTAAATCAAAATATCGTCATCAACGGCAGGTACTACACAGGCGTTGATGGTGCAGACCTTGCAGGTGGGCAATGGGCTGCTGTCATGAACACAGCGGCACAGAATCCTACGTATGCTTCGTCCCCGCTGGCACAGCCATCGGATTTGATGCTGGCGCCCACCGCCNNCCTGATCGCCGGAGTGAACGATCCCAAGCCGGGCACAGGACAATCGCAGGTGCTGCCGCAGATCCCCGGACAGCTACAAGCGCCGATCGCTCCGCAGGCTCCCTCAGAGCAGGCTCCAGCACAACCGGAACCATCAGCACCAGCACCTGCCGAGCCCGTACCAACTCAAGCACCCGAGCAACCCAGTGTGCCGCAGGCTCCAGAGTCACCGGCGCCGCAACCACCCGCTCCAGAGTCACCGGCGCCGCAACCACCAGCACCACAACCACCAGCTCCACAACCGCCAACGCAGGTGCCCGCCACACCCTAA
- a CDS encoding universal stress protein: protein MSETAAEVRIVVGVDGSSASVNALKEGAKLAAELGGVVDAVAVWEMPTKYASYAALGIGNFEEGAKEVLRDALFQAFGEDVPGSVSARLIQGQAAGSLASIAEGARLLVVGRRGHGGLMSLLLGSVSAAVVNQSPVPVLVVQ, encoded by the coding sequence GTGTCTGAAACTGCAGCAGAAGTTCGCATTGTGGTTGGTGTTGACGGTTCAAGCGCATCAGTGAACGCACTGAAAGAAGGTGCTAAATTGGCGGCCGAACTCGGTGGCGTCGTGGACGCTGTGGCGGTCTGGGAAATGCCGACGAAGTATGCAAGCTATGCAGCTCTTGGAATCGGCAACTTTGAAGAAGGCGCCAAAGAAGTACTCAGAGATGCCTTGTTCCAAGCCTTCGGAGAGGACGTTCCCGGTTCCGTTTCTGCCCGCCTGATCCAAGGCCAAGCCGCCGGTTCGTTGGCCTCGATCGCTGAGGGAGCCCGCCTGCTGGTTGTTGGCAGACGCGGCCACGGCGGCCTGATGAGCTTACTGCTGGGTTCCGTGAGCGCAGCGGTGGTGAACCAGTCACCCGTCCCTGTTCTGGTGGTTCAATAA
- a CDS encoding AAA family ATPase, translated as MIFGQTPLRHVGMNDLNPPDLNLWPATLAPVQQVLREGLNLGRATVFVGENGSGKSTLVEAIAMAYGVNPEGGSTGARHHSHATESNLHTHLKIIRNAGTSKYGYFLRAETMHGFFTYLEENPSTGLPDRDFHNMSHGESFLELVVAKFRGGGLWILDEPESALSFSGCLSLLSVLQQLMDDGDSQVILSTHSPLLAXLPGADIYEVGSWGLRPKSWEDLELVHSWRAFMDAPQRFLKYI; from the coding sequence GTGATCTTTGGCCAGACTCCGCTGCGGCACGTGGGCATGAATGATCTGAATCCGCCTGACCTCAATCTTTGGCCTGCCACCCTAGCCCCGGTGCAACAGGTCCTCCGTGAAGGACTGAACCTAGGGCGGGCCACTGTCTTCGTCGGCGAGAACGGCTCCGGAAAATCGACCCTTGTCGAAGCCATCGCCATGGCTTACGGCGTGAACCCCGAAGGTGGCTCTACCGGGGCCAGGCACCACAGCCACGCCACGGAGTCCAATCTTCACACTCATCTGAAAATTATCCGCAACGCTGGCACCAGCAAATACGGCTATTTTCTGCGCGCCGAAACCATGCACGGATTCTTCACCTATCTCGAGGAGAACCCTTCCACCGGACTACCAGATAGGGACTTTCACAACATGTCCCACGGAGAATCATTCCTGGAACTCGTCGTCGCAAAGTTCCGCGGCGGCGGCCTGTGGATCCTTGACGAGCCCGAATCGGCGCTCTCCTTCTCCGGCTGCCTGTCCTTGCTCAGTGTCCTGCAACAACTAATGGACGACGGCGATTCTCAAGTCATCCTTTCGACCCACTCGCCGCTGCTGGCTTNNCTGCCGGGAGCGGATATTTATGAAGTGGGCTCCTGGGGCTTGCGCCCCAAGAGCTGGGAAGACCTCGAATTAGTCCACAGCTGGCGTGCGTTCATGGATGCACCACAGCGTTTCCTCAAATACATCTAA
- a CDS encoding trans-aconitate 2-methyltransferase produces the protein MSTHVHPNGHSNNHQRHSHPDDSDLVQMLELDALVLGSYLEQATQWAATLAXDHPGTIVDVGAGSGAGSLALARRFPNASIIAVDKSTDMLATTLEAARNHSFSDRVSAVEANLDQSWPAITSTDLMWASSSLHELLDPARTMADMFSSLKSGGLLVVIEMDSLPRFLPANVLPGLETRLHAALAQQGWNAYPNWRTVLVKAGFDVLEHRSFXTSARSTPELATRYARTFLGRIRQSLEGIASPGDLAALDILLADHGPESLHERTDLQVRGSRTAWAARKP, from the coding sequence ATGAGCACCCATGTACACCCCAACGGCCACTCCAACAACCACCAAAGGCATTCTCACCCCGATGACAGCGATCTGGTCCAGATGCTCGAGCTTGACGCGCTGGTCCTTGGCTCGTATCTGGAGCAGGCAACACAGTGGGCTGCCACTTTGGCGNTTGACCACCCCGGCACAATCGTCGATGTGGGCGCGGGTTCCGGGGCTGGCAGCCTTGCGCTAGCTCGCCGCTTCCCGAACGCTTCGATTATTGCCGTGGACAAATCCACAGACATGCTCGCCACAACCCTTGAAGCTGCCCGCAACCACAGCTTCTCAGACAGAGTGAGTGCGGTCGAAGCCAACCTCGATCAGTCTTGGCCAGCTATAACCTCTACCGATCTTATGTGGGCGTCATCATCCCTTCATGAACTTCTGGATCCGGCACGGACCATGGCGGACATGTTCTCCAGCCTGAAGTCTGGTGGATTACTAGTGGTCATCGAGATGGACAGCCTGCCACGTTTCTTGCCAGCGAACGTTCTGCCCGGCCTGGAAACGCGATTGCACGCAGCCCTTGCCCAACAAGGCTGGAACGCCTACCCCAACTGGCGAACCGTGTTGGTGAAGGCTGGATTTGACGTCCTCGAACACCGCAGCTTCNCCACATCAGCACGCTCGACGCCGGAACTCGCCACCCGCTATGCGCGCACCTTCCTTGGCCGCATCCGCCAGTCATTGGAAGGAATTGCGTCCCCTGGCGACCTTGCTGCCTTGGACATCCTGCTGGCGGATCACGGTCCGGAATCACTGCATGAACGCACCGATCTTCAGGTTCGCGGAAGCCGAACGGCATGGGCTGCCCGCAAGCCCTAA
- a CDS encoding helix-turn-helix transcriptional regulator: protein MKQEPDVDAVIRQRIRGLRVARGFSLENLGARCDLSPSTLSRIETGHRRISLDQLVPIAKSLGTTLDALVEXCGDEDVVIRPQPGHSQGLTTWILSSEEGVYGKTVAKMRITTDRLPEAGVHPGRDWFTVLTGIVRLELGERSILIXPGEVAEFSTMVPHAICAHQGPVEILSIFNHDGERAHLHGSEHTNG, encoded by the coding sequence ATGAAGCAAGAACCTGATGTTGATGCCGTGATCCGCCAGCGGATTCGTGGTCTTCGCGTGGCACGAGGCTTCTCGCTGGAGAATCTCGGCGCACGTTGTGATCTCAGCCCGTCGACACTGAGCCGTATCGAGACCGGCCACCGCAGGATTTCCTTGGACCAACTGGTGCCGATTGCCAAGTCCTTGGGCACCACGCTGGATGCACTTGTGGAGAGNTGTGGGGATGAGGACGTAGTTATCCGCCCACAGCCAGGACACTCGCAGGGCCTGACCACGTGGATTCTCTCCAGTGAGGAAGGTGTGTATGGAAAAACTGTGGCCAAGATGCGTATCACCACCGATCGGTTGCCGGAGGCCGGCGTGCATCCTGGCCGCGATTGGTTCACTGTGCTGACCGGAATTGTCCGGCTTGAACTNGGGGAGCGGAGCATCCTGATCCANCCCGGTGAGGTTGCCGAGTTCTCCACGATGGTCCCGCATGCAATCTGCGCCCACCAGGGGCCTGTGGAAATCCTTAGTATTTTCAACCACGACGGCGAACGTGCCCACCTGCACGGTTCCGAGCACACCAACGGTTGA
- a CDS encoding FKBP-type peptidyl-prolyl cis-trans isomerase, with translation MRRLLALVVPLVLLVSACAQGPPDPPGADPSLPDSLKCSPWSKPRNPPALPIASASVPPPNLGVLASVQVVDLGEGHAPKVTFAAPLAIEEQSIALITPGDGMPVLPGQLVHYRQIVVDALTENTLLETFTEDAGSGYVFNDSFRLRFPDTFAAFTSAKVGAFIGEATRKGQRAAVVVFQIVGTEDAPDGPKLLCTDEVTALVNQGKLPVATFDASRIPRITIPENEAPVDLAVQVLTEGSGEVIGANDTITALYTGWTWEDGEQFDSAYDRGQADTFDFHSVLEGWFVGLTGQKVGSTIQLSIPESMAYGEQAAGVGRPAGPLVYVIKIESKV, from the coding sequence ATGCGACGCCTTCTAGCATTAGTTGTTCCCTTAGTACTCCTTGTGAGTGCTTGTGCGCAGGGTCCACCGGATCCTCCGGGTGCAGATCCCTCCCTACCGGATTCTCTCAAGTGCAGCCCCTGGAGCAAACCGAGAAACCCTCCAGCGCTCCCCATTGCTTCGGCGAGTGTCCCGCCGCCGAACTTGGGCGTTCTTGCTTCGGTGCAGGTGGTTGACCTTGGCGAAGGCCATGCCCCNAAGGTCACCTTTGCTGCACCGTTAGCCATTGAGGAACAAAGCATTGCGCTAATCACCCCTGGTGACGGGATGCCAGTGTTACCAGGGCAGCTGGTGCACTACCGTCAGATCGTGGTGGATGCACTCACCGAAAATACCTTGCTTGAGACATTCACTGAGGATGCCGGCAGTGGCTACGTGTTTAACGATTCTTTCAGGCTCCGGTTCCCAGACACCTTCGCAGCGTTTACCAGCGCTAAGGTTGGCGCATTCATCGGTGAAGCAACCCGGAAGGGGCAGCGCGCCGCTGTGGTCGTTTTTCAGATCGTAGGGACCGAAGATGCCCCGGATGGTCCCAAGCTGTTGTGTACAGATGAAGTGACTGCTCTTGTCAACCAGGGCAAGCTGCCTGTGGCCACCTTTGATGCCAGCCGCATCCCGCGCATAACCATTCCCGAGAATGAAGCCCCGGTTGACTTGGCTGTGCAGGTACTGACTGAGGGATCCGGTGAAGTCATAGGAGCAAATGACACCATTACGGCTTTGTACACCGGCTGGACGTGGGAGGACGGAGAACAGTTTGATTCCGCGTACGACCGAGGCCAAGCCGACACCTTCGACTTTCACAGTGTTCTTGAGGGCTGGTTTGTTGGACTGACCGGACAGAAGGTGGGCTCCACCATCCAGCTCAGCATCCCCGAATCCATGGCCTACGGCGAGCAGGCCGCAGGCGTAGGCCGGCCTGCCGGTCCGTTAGTGTATGTCATCAAGATTGAATCCAAGGTGTAG
- a CDS encoding maleylpyruvate isomerase family mycothiol-dependent enzyme, which yields MKKRLESTIWPVVHSERQALIADLEPLELAQWRTASLSAGWDIHDVVAHLLDSAKTTRWGFIRGMVAAGFDFDRDNALGVAREKCTDPPYLGRTQSVLERTSTPPAPSATRLVEAFVHGEDIRRPLGISRNYPPLHVVTALAYQLKTTVKMGGGRELATGWRLVTTDTGFEHGDGPEVRACAIVMLLAVSGRPVALAELSGPGASAFYAARX from the coding sequence ATGAAGAAACGTCTAGAGTCAACGATCTGGCCGGTAGTCCACAGCGAGCGGCAGGCACTGATAGCTGACCTCGAACCACTTGAGCTAGCCCAGTGGCGCACGGCTTCCCTGTCTGCCGGGTGGGACATCCATGACGTTGTGGCGCATCTACTTGACAGCGCTAAGACTACCCGTTGGGGCTTTATCAGGGGCATGGTTGCCGCAGGTTTCGACTTTGATCGAGACAATGCCCTAGGAGTGGCACGCGAAAAGTGCACTGACCCTCCGTACCTTGGCAGGACTCAATCGGTGCTTGAGCGCACGTCCACTCCGCCAGCGCCATCGGCCACGCGGCTTGTAGAAGCTTTCGTCCACGGTGAGGACATCCGTCGCCCTCTGGGGATCAGCCGCAATTACCCTCCTCTGCACGTGGTGACGGCACTGGCTTACCAGCTCAAGACCACAGTCAAAATGGGTGGTGGCCGAGAATTGGCCACCGGGTGGCGCCTAGTGACAACGGATACCGGGTTTGAGCACGGCGATGGGCCCGAAGTGCGTGCCTGTGCCATCGTGATGCTGCTTGCTGTCTCTGGGCGGCCTGTAGCCCTAGCGGAACTCAGCGGGCCCGGAGCATCGGCGTTCTATGCCGCACGNNGGTAA